GAGCCCCTCGCTGCTCGGTCGAGTGTCGGGGATCGGTGAGAAGCTCGCGCAGCGCAATCGCGGAATACCGAAGGCCCACGGCCGGTTCGTGTCCCGGCAGCAGCTGACCCAGGTCCATGGGCTGGGGGCGCGCACCTTCGAACAAGCGGCCGGTTTCTTGCGGGTTCACGGAGCCGAGCACCCCCTCGACGCGAGCGGTGTTCATCCGGAACGCTACCGACTGGTCGAGAGCATGGCGCGCGATCTCGGCGCGTCGGCCTCCGGGACCTGCTTCGGGAGCCTCGGCTGCTCGAAGCGGCTGGAGCGGAGCAAATACCTACCGGCAGACGTGGGCGACTACCCTCGATCACATCGTTGCCGAGCTGAAGCGGCCGGGTCGTGACCCGCGAGCCGAGTTCGAGGCGCCGAGCTTCCGGATGACGTGCGCAGCATCGAGGACGTCAGCGCGGGCATGGTGCTCGGAGGGGCGTGACGAACGTGACTGCCTTCGGCGCGTTCGTGGACATCGGTGTGCACCAGACGGTCTGGTGCACATCTCCGCCCTGGCCGACCGCTTCGTGACGGACCCGGAACGAGGTCGTCGCTGTGGGTGATCTGCTCCGCGTCCGGGGTGCTGAGCGTCGATCTGGAGCGCAAACGCATCAGCCTGAGCGCAAAGTCGGCGGGCTGATGCGAGCTCAGAACGGCTTGCCGCCGGAATTGCC
This DNA window, taken from Myxococcales bacterium, encodes the following:
- a CDS encoding helix-hairpin-helix domain-containing protein, translating into MKVDPKSVGVGQYQHDVSETLLEAKLDEVVESCVNRVGVELNTASPSLLGRVSGIGEKLAQRNRGIPKAHGRFVSRQQLTQVHGLGARTFEQAAGFLRVHGAEHPLDASGVHPERYRLVESMARDLGASASGTCFGSLGCSKRLERSKYLPADVGDYPRSHRCRAEAAGS